Part of the Calliopsis andreniformis isolate RMS-2024a chromosome 12, iyCalAndr_principal, whole genome shotgun sequence genome, TATAAGTAACTATCATTTCCTAAGTTCAATAGATAACATTATGAAATTTATAAAAGAGTTTGATCAGTCGTTAGTCGTTCCTTGCttctacactgttcaacacgacgTAGACCCATCTTGCATTGAGCAACAAGTATTATACATGGAATAACTTCTTTATGGCAATCTCGAATTACTGTTCTGACACGTACCGAGTGACGCTAAGATATAAGAAGAAGAAATCTACTCTCAGTACGCATCAACATAGTAGATCGATTTCTGCACCCAACACTATCATACAAAAACGAAACAATCCTAGTCACAAAGAGCCGTCAGAAAAGCCATCACACCGATGCCCAAGAGTAACGCAGCAAGTTGCTTCAAGGATTCTTTGGGATTCGATTCCTTAAGCAGTTCGGGCAGGATAGTCACCAGGCCAATATGCAGAAACCCACCCGCCGTGAAGGGTAATATCCAACTTGTTTTTGCGCCTGAAAAGAAAAATGATCGTAGTTAAAATTTCTGTTTTTATCCTTTCAAAAAAATAACTTAGTATCACTGGATTAAATGGACACCCACCTACTTCACCGCCAGAAAATGACACCGCAGACATGGCTCCAAAAATGCCACCAGTAGCAGTGAAAAGCTGCGCCCGCGCAGCATCCCATCTGTTGAATCCACTACGTAGTAGGATAGCAAAATCCCCAACTTCGTGGGGTATCTCGTGTATCAGGATAGCGAATGTGGTGAGCATCCCCAAACGGAGCGATACAAGGAAAGAACCACCCACAGCCAGACCATGAGTGAAGTTATCAATAACGTTGGCTATCAAATTCAGATAGCCGGTTATGTGCTTTGACTTCTCTTTCTTGGCAGTCTTTTTAGTATTGGAAGCAGCAACTGCGATCTGAGTGTTCTTGTCAGCGCATTCTTTCGTCAGACCAGTGGAGAAACCGTTACTCTTTACCAGCTTCTTCAGACAATCCTTCGCCTCGTTTAGCGGCAGACCTCCCAAAGAGTTTGATAATTCGTTGCACATCAGTATCGGCTTGATACCATTGACAAAGCCGTTCTTATGTGACTCTTTGCAGTCTGGCAAGTAGGAGTAGCCGTTCTTTTTTTCCAAAAAAGGCTGCAGCTGAGGGAAAAGTGTGCTATATAAATTCTGCATTCATGAATCTAAAGTGCTGATTTAAATTAAGCTGCGTTAGTTACCTCGTCAATAGCCTTGGAGTAATCAATCTTGGTAAAACGTTTCGAGAACCCATTCTTCAAGTTGGTACCGATCAAAGGGATGCAGTTATTGTTCTCCATTTCCTTCTCCGTATCCATCGTAGCCTCTTGTTCGCTCTCTTTGTTTGCTATTACAGATTCATCCTCCTCGCTATCCGACTCTCTCTCAAAGCTGAAGAGCTTCTCCACTATGACGAACACCAGAAAGCCGCTGAGCACCCATAGACTGCATGTCATCGGCGAATGACCAGCATCCGCTGCTGAAATAGAAAAAGTTTCTATGTATCCAAAACGACTTCTCTAGGCAACGAGTTGAGCCTCACGATGCATGACATTCACAaatgctttgacttctgagttaCGTTCGCGTGACGCGTCTTCAAAGTCGCTTCATTATGCGTTTGCAAGCACGAGTGACCTAGTGTCAGGGGGTCGTTGAACTTGTATTGAAAGTGGATGTACGTTTACAGAGTACGAGCAACCGTCTCGCTGGACAAATCAGGAATTAGAAGTGCGTCTCAGATTCTTCAGACTTCTCCAGTTGCTCGATCGTTCATGGGGAAACGAATGATCCTCGATCGCGAGGTGGTAACTGGGAAACCGTAGGTAGACTGAGTCGGTTTAATTTAGGAGAGGACAAGCAGCAATTGAAATCCGCAACTGAAGCACAATGGGGTTCGGGTGAGTCGGTTGAACCGCTCACAAAGCAGTCGACCGGGTGGAGGACCGCTCGCTTCAAGCCTCGCTTAGCAGAGGATCTAACATGATGAATTGCAGTCTCGCTTAAATGGCGTGTAATTTAGATACGAAGGGTTGGATTAAAAACGAATTCGACCACGAAACCAACGCGGTATTTAACCCATTCGCGGAATTTCAACTCTCTAATGAGAGCTTAACTGGGTACCATTGACCAGGAACGTTGCAAATACAAATTAACTTCTTTTAATGTTTCTAAATATACCATGTTGTACAAAACGATACACATAGGAACATGATTACTAGCACTTAACTATTTTAACTATCAAAGAAGCAATTATTTTAATGTGTCCGCAGTACTTAGAGACACTTAAAAACAGTTCAAACATCAGATAAAGAAACGCAGTGTTATCTGACATATTTGCATCTCACGTGTAGCGCTCGCAGGAAGAAATTGCAGGCACACGTGAAGCGCACATGCACTCGATTGAACGATCTCCCGGATGAGCAAATAAGCGTGACATGGACTAGAGATACTGCGTCGCGATCGATCGATGATCTTGGCAACATCCTAGATCGCGACAAAGCTATATAATCTGTTGAACTTCAGCGAGCACGATAACTGGGCCGAGCAAGACTGTGTTGACCTCTCGTGACTTATCCTTCTTCGTAACATCGCAGTTCGCTTACATTATTACATAATTTATGTTACACAATTGCCAATGACGTTGGAGCTGCGATCCATCGATCGTTCTAGGTATCGTGAAGCCTGTTAGCTTCATGGGACTAGACATGAGTTACGGAAAACATTCAGGCATCTTTTGTCATAATGAAAAGGCAACTGAACAGAGAAGTTCGCTGGGGGGTTATTCAAGCAGTAACGCAACTATTTCGCTCGTTATCTCCCGTGAGTCATGTTCGAATGAATCGCGAAACGCCTCTATTGGCATTTTGTGCGATGATATTGCAGACAAGGACGAGCCACCGGTTGCTGTTAATTTACTGCCAACTAGAATCTGCCTCGAGACTTAGACGTGCGTTTCTCTTTGCCTTCGATCGAACGTAGTCTTTGATTTCACGCAGAGTTTTCTTACCTCTTTTCAGTGAGTCGTTCTCCCATGCTTCTGGTAGCAGATGCAGGAAGACGTCGCCCAGAAGGCCGCCAACCGCGAAGCTCAATAGTATTTTCAGCGTGCCAGCGCTGTCTGTAACAGAAATGTAAATGAATCGTTAAATAAGATCGGGGTGTAAGCTGAGAAACGTGGAAAATTGGGTAACGCAGGAAACGCTGGAAATAGAATTGCTACGGTTACATTTGGCTACTCAATTATTAAGGTTTATTAGAAATTCTTTGGGGATATGTAATTAGTATTCCATGAAGAAGCTTAAAGCTTTTTTTGCATCACTGAATAATATGTTTTTTGCATGAATAATATGTAAAGGGATTTTCTAGTGAAATTGGAACATGTAGGAGGATCTACTATCATCCAGCGACTAAGTTACTACAATCTACTTTAAAGGCGATTAGAAGACGTAGGAGGCGATCAAATTCATCCTAATGCCCATCGATCGTTTCAGAGAGATGAAATTACTTCCAGCAACTTGTTCTTCAATCTCAACCCACGCAATAAAGTAacggaaattttcaaatttcaaaattcaaattttcgaatttcaaattttcaaattttcaaatttcaaattttcaaatttcaaatttcaaatttttttatttcttttaatgtGTAAGTACAAATAGCTTTTTCACCGTCTCAACTGAACTTACAATCAAGTTTTCCCGTACGTGTCGTTCAACGATAAATTTTCAAGCCAACAATTTTACCCTCGACTGATTTCTTCTGTGACCCGCGTTCGAACATTATTGGGTCGACCCGATATCTTCGCCCTGCACTCCAGTCGTATTTCAATCGAGCAATTTACGATTCGAATCTCGTTTCTCTTTTGTCTCAAATGATCGGTCGCTTTAACGCCAGCTAATTTTTCTCTGTTAGTCATTGCGTCACTTCCCTTTAAACTAcataaaaaatataacaaaGGGTTTTGACAAAAATTCAAAGAAATAGCGTGATAGTAATCATTGAGGACAAGATGATTGCACGGTAGACCTTGATCCACTTTTTGCAAAAGAGATTGTTAAGTGGACACTATTAATAAATACGTGGACGTATCTTCAGTGTACCATCCGATGAAGCACTTAATTTTTCTAATGACAATATAAATTTTAGCAAAAATTAAAATACTAATTAATCATATCGCTTTTCTTTAAAACATCCTTTCAAAAAGGATCTGATTTTCTCATTGGCCTTTAGAATCCTCACGAAATGGAACACTCATATGGTAGTTGGTCGCTGAACTTACTGTCCTACATATCCATTCAACAGAAAAGATCGAGAGCACTTAAAAATAGTGCAGACTAATTGACAACGAATCGGTATATTCAAGGCGGTCACTGCACTCTCGATTAATTTATTTACGTCGCAAACGAGAATCGTTAAGCACTGTTGATATAATAGTAATTATTCAACCTGAAAAACGTCCGTTTCTCGTCGAACGCTTTCCCAGTGCAATGACCCTCCAGCTTGAAAAGTCGCCTTTGTACATTATACATTATAACGCAAAAACGTTCCATTTGTTTTTCCATACTCGAACGATTTATCTTGCACGACGTGAATGTAAAGAGTAAATTATGATGCACACACGACCATCATCGTGCAAACATCcaagaaaatgaaaagaaatcgACTAGT contains:
- the Zip99c gene encoding zinc transporter Zip99C isoform X2 is translated as MAADMCIQNCTENTGYLYEMITKEMWTPWETATEYFEYTPWLFSLLGSTMIGLTGIFPLLVVPIDEGADLKTGDSAGTLKILLSFAVGGLLGDVFLHLLPEAWENDSLKRADAGHSPMTCSLWVLSGFLVFVIVEKLFSFERESDSEEDESVIANKESEQEATMDTEKEMENNNCIPLIGTNLKNGFSKRFTKIDYSKAIDELQPFLEKKNGYSYLPDCKESHKNGFVNGIKPILMCNELSNSLGGLPLNEAKDCLKKLVKSNGFSTGLTKECADKNTQIAVAASNTKKTAKKEKSKHITGYLNLIANVIDNFTHGLAVGGSFLVSLRLGMLTTFAILIHEIPHEVGDFAILLRSGFNRWDAARAQLFTATGGIFGAMSAVSFSGGEVGAKTSWILPFTAGGFLHIGLVTILPELLKESNPKESLKQLAALLLGIGVMAFLTALCD
- the Zip99c gene encoding zinc transporter Zip99C isoform X1 gives rise to the protein MAADMCIQNCTENTGYLYEMITKEMWTPWETATEYFEYTPWLFSLLGSTMIGLTGIFPLLVVPIDEGADLKTGDSAGTLKILLSFAVGGLLGDVFLHLLPEAWENDSLKRAADAGHSPMTCSLWVLSGFLVFVIVEKLFSFERESDSEEDESVIANKESEQEATMDTEKEMENNNCIPLIGTNLKNGFSKRFTKIDYSKAIDELQPFLEKKNGYSYLPDCKESHKNGFVNGIKPILMCNELSNSLGGLPLNEAKDCLKKLVKSNGFSTGLTKECADKNTQIAVAASNTKKTAKKEKSKHITGYLNLIANVIDNFTHGLAVGGSFLVSLRLGMLTTFAILIHEIPHEVGDFAILLRSGFNRWDAARAQLFTATGGIFGAMSAVSFSGGEVGAKTSWILPFTAGGFLHIGLVTILPELLKESNPKESLKQLAALLLGIGVMAFLTALCD
- the Zip99c gene encoding zinc transporter Zip99C isoform X3, with amino-acid sequence MKCSRGRKVHYMCTTIISTMFVTNFVDRTEQIDTKYSAGTLKILLSFAVGGLLGDVFLHLLPEAWENDSLKRAADAGHSPMTCSLWVLSGFLVFVIVEKLFSFERESDSEEDESVIANKESEQEATMDTEKEMENNNCIPLIGTNLKNGFSKRFTKIDYSKAIDELQPFLEKKNGYSYLPDCKESHKNGFVNGIKPILMCNELSNSLGGLPLNEAKDCLKKLVKSNGFSTGLTKECADKNTQIAVAASNTKKTAKKEKSKHITGYLNLIANVIDNFTHGLAVGGSFLVSLRLGMLTTFAILIHEIPHEVGDFAILLRSGFNRWDAARAQLFTATGGIFGAMSAVSFSGGEVGAKTSWILPFTAGGFLHIGLVTILPELLKESNPKESLKQLAALLLGIGVMAFLTALCD
- the Zip99c gene encoding zinc transporter Zip99C isoform X4, coding for MYRWTHPRIPKTPFFLKGGFPHAAYSAGTLKILLSFAVGGLLGDVFLHLLPEAWENDSLKRAADAGHSPMTCSLWVLSGFLVFVIVEKLFSFERESDSEEDESVIANKESEQEATMDTEKEMENNNCIPLIGTNLKNGFSKRFTKIDYSKAIDELQPFLEKKNGYSYLPDCKESHKNGFVNGIKPILMCNELSNSLGGLPLNEAKDCLKKLVKSNGFSTGLTKECADKNTQIAVAASNTKKTAKKEKSKHITGYLNLIANVIDNFTHGLAVGGSFLVSLRLGMLTTFAILIHEIPHEVGDFAILLRSGFNRWDAARAQLFTATGGIFGAMSAVSFSGGEVGAKTSWILPFTAGGFLHIGLVTILPELLKESNPKESLKQLAALLLGIGVMAFLTALCD